A window of the Fusarium poae strain DAOMC 252244 chromosome 3, whole genome shotgun sequence genome harbors these coding sequences:
- a CDS encoding hypothetical protein (BUSCO:57838at5125): protein MGDRLTQLQDGLDQLAQQFVACLHYVNKRHDLEILGPNDKIREVKDIPKEVDSLPPDEFRAGMVELAQDLIIKEQQIEVLISSLPGLDNSEMDQERYIKELEEDLKVAEAQRQEAIKEKDQILAELDGVIRSIRRP from the exons ATGGGTGACCGCTTAACGCAGCTCCAGGATGGTTTAGATCAG CTGGCCCAACAGTTTGTCGCATGTCTTCACTATGTAAACAAGCGACATGACCTTGAAATCCTTGGTCCAAATGATAAAATCCGCGAAGTCAAAGATATCCCAAAAGAGG TCGATTCCCTCCCTCCAGACGAATTCCGTGCTGGTATGGTAGAGCTAGCTCAGGATCTCATTATCAAGGAGCAGCAGATCGAGGTGCTTATATCGTCACTTCCTGGCCTAGACAACAGTGAGATGGACCAAGAGAGATACATAAAGGAGCTCGAAGAAGATCTAAAGGTCGCCGAAGCCCAACGTCAAGAAGCGATCAAAGAGAAAGATCAGATACTGGCTGAACTAGATGGTGTGATTCGCAGCATCCGAAGACCTTGA